In Amycolatopsis jiangsuensis, the following proteins share a genomic window:
- a CDS encoding tetratricopeptide repeat protein, whose amino-acid sequence MTNPRGSAANSAALSAAMSRAVDLSALKARAEAPPNRPAAPPVDGEPPAGGSAPPPGAVFEVTEETFQADVVERSLNQLVIVDLWAEWCGPCKQLSPVLERLAEEAGGAWVLAKVDVDANPRIAQLFGAQSIPTVVAIGAGQPVDAFSGALPEPEIRKWLGALLDALRDRLPGIQAAEEARGPVEEPEDPRFTEAEEAFEQGDFAAAQAAYERILDAEPANELAKSALAQVKFTARAEAADPDARTKADADPADLDAQLAAADLEIAEQDPEAAFRRLIGTVRRTTGEDRNRVREHLVALFDLFDPADERVGKARRELASALF is encoded by the coding sequence GTGACGAACCCACGCGGATCTGCAGCGAACTCGGCGGCCCTGTCCGCCGCCATGTCCCGCGCGGTCGACCTGTCCGCGCTCAAGGCCCGGGCGGAGGCGCCGCCGAACCGTCCCGCGGCCCCGCCGGTGGACGGCGAACCGCCCGCCGGGGGTTCCGCGCCGCCGCCGGGCGCCGTGTTCGAGGTGACCGAGGAGACCTTCCAGGCCGACGTCGTCGAGCGGTCGCTGAACCAGCTCGTGATCGTGGACCTGTGGGCCGAATGGTGCGGCCCCTGCAAACAGTTGAGCCCGGTACTGGAGCGGCTGGCCGAGGAGGCAGGCGGCGCCTGGGTGCTCGCCAAGGTCGACGTGGACGCGAACCCGCGCATCGCGCAGCTGTTCGGCGCGCAGTCGATCCCCACCGTGGTGGCGATCGGCGCGGGCCAGCCGGTCGACGCGTTCTCCGGCGCACTGCCCGAACCGGAGATCCGCAAGTGGCTCGGCGCCCTGCTCGACGCCCTGCGTGACCGGCTGCCCGGCATCCAGGCCGCCGAGGAGGCCCGCGGCCCGGTGGAGGAGCCGGAGGACCCGCGCTTCACCGAGGCGGAGGAAGCCTTCGAGCAGGGTGATTTCGCCGCCGCCCAGGCCGCCTACGAGCGCATCCTGGACGCGGAGCCCGCCAACGAGCTGGCCAAGAGCGCGCTCGCGCAGGTGAAGTTCACCGCACGTGCCGAAGCGGCCGACCCGGATGCCCGGACGAAGGCCGACGCCGACCCGGCGGATCTGGACGCCCAGCTCGCCGCGGCGGACCTGGAGATCGCCGAGCAGGACCCGGAAGCCGCTTTCCGCCGCCTGATCGGCACGGTCCGCCGTACCACGGGCGAGGACCGCAACCGCGTACGCGAGCACCTGGTGGCCCTGTTCGACCTGTTCGACCCGGCCGACGAGCGGGTGGGCAAGGCCCGCCGGGAGCTGGCCAGCGCGCTGTTCTAG
- a CDS encoding thiamine-binding protein — MIVAFSVTPSGADSDGGVSEAVARAVRVVRDSGLPNSTDAMFTNVEGDWDEVMDVVKRAVEAAGEGSSRIGLVLKADIRPGYEGQLTVKVDRVEAHLREERP, encoded by the coding sequence ATGATCGTCGCCTTCAGCGTGACCCCGTCCGGCGCGGACTCCGACGGCGGGGTGAGCGAGGCCGTCGCCCGCGCCGTGCGGGTGGTGCGCGACAGCGGCCTGCCGAACTCGACCGACGCCATGTTCACCAACGTGGAAGGCGACTGGGACGAGGTGATGGACGTGGTGAAGCGGGCCGTCGAAGCCGCGGGGGAGGGCTCCTCGCGGATCGGGCTGGTGCTCAAGGCGGACATCCGCCCCGGGTACGAGGGCCAGCTGACCGTGAAAGTGGACCGGGTCGAGGCGCACCTGCGGGAGGAACGTCCGTGA
- a CDS encoding MarR family winged helix-turn-helix transcriptional regulator, with protein MNRPLPFDPIARAAGLWEDRIGPAGTMAAVTGVMRVQQIIQSAVDGALKPHGLTFARYEALVLLTFARNARLPMRVMGERLQLHPTSVTNIVDRLERDGLVKRVPHPTDRRTTLVEITDDGRSRRESATAAVTGIDFGLTGLTERQVGQLTDLLTKVRKSAGDFTE; from the coding sequence ATGAACCGTCCGCTGCCGTTCGACCCGATCGCCCGCGCGGCCGGGCTCTGGGAGGACCGGATCGGCCCGGCCGGAACCATGGCCGCGGTCACCGGTGTGATGCGCGTACAGCAGATCATCCAGTCGGCGGTCGACGGTGCGCTGAAGCCGCACGGCCTCACCTTCGCCCGCTACGAGGCGCTCGTGCTGCTCACCTTCGCCCGCAACGCACGGCTGCCGATGCGGGTGATGGGTGAACGGCTGCAGCTGCACCCCACCAGTGTCACCAACATAGTCGACCGGCTCGAACGCGACGGTCTCGTCAAGCGCGTGCCGCATCCGACCGACCGGCGCACCACGCTGGTGGAGATCACCGACGACGGCCGCAGCCGCCGGGAATCGGCCACCGCGGCGGTGACCGGTATCGACTTCGGTCTCACCGGCCTCACCGAACGGCAGGTCGGGCAGCTGACCGACCTGCTCACCAAGGTCCGCAAGTCCGCGGGCGACTTCACCGAATAG
- a CDS encoding DUF3817 domain-containing protein translates to MSSKAAIVFRVAAVAEALSWLGLLIGMFLKYVVGSTGEGGVPVLGMVHGVVFVLYVITSLSVAKPLGWRPKTLVLALLASIPPLFTWLFEKWALRNGRLDGPQRLTHGGVSLFERVAEPVNA, encoded by the coding sequence GTGTCCAGCAAGGCCGCTATCGTGTTCCGCGTGGCCGCAGTCGCCGAGGCCCTGTCCTGGCTCGGTTTGCTGATCGGGATGTTTCTCAAGTACGTCGTCGGCTCCACCGGCGAGGGCGGCGTTCCCGTCCTCGGCATGGTGCACGGCGTCGTCTTCGTCCTGTACGTGATCACCTCCCTGTCCGTGGCGAAGCCGCTCGGCTGGCGCCCGAAGACCCTGGTGCTCGCGCTGCTGGCCAGCATCCCGCCGCTGTTCACCTGGCTGTTCGAGAAGTGGGCGCTGCGCAACGGCCGGCTCGACGGCCCGCAACGGCTCACGCACGGCGGCGTCAGCCTCTTCGAGCGCGTGGCGGAGCCGGTGAACGCCTGA
- a CDS encoding GH92 family glycosyl hydrolase, whose product MRSRSLAGAVALAVAAAGLTPVAAQARPADPLDSVNTFIGTQDEGNTFPGASAPFGMTQVSPITTHYAGYLYTDTAIRGFGHFFLSGAGCWEQGGLVSTLPTTGEVGPGAAFDTTKPATFDQAAYAAPYTHDGEVGKPGYYKVHLTGYGGVDVETTASTRAGVERYRFDKSGPANVFVNVGQADAKEPVTGSSVRIVDDHTIAGTVESQAFCGGKAYTTYFTTKFDKPFGTYGTWSPDGGTPGSRSSSGGAGLRGAWLTFPEGGEVSATTSISQVDARGADINLAASGRLPFDLVKAQAQRSWRHELSSVDISGGAPDDRTVFYTSLYHAFLQPLTANDADGRYFGFDKKIHRAIGWTYYDFFSLWDTYRSQNQLLALLKPDRARDIAKSILAIHDQGGWLPRWAYASQETNTMSGDPVTPFLVDLWRFGALRGDEVRAYQALLQNSREIPPESSPFQGRSGNASYQADGYVAYDPDFPVKGQDSDPRHGASATLEYALADCSLSVMASALGHKKDAKDLAAKGRTYSTLWDPSVSDRGFSGFFRPKVGGGDWFTPADGPYTPQSQDGFQEGTAWQYQWLVQQDVPGLVQRMGGPAGTGKRLDDFFAYDDLVRDPAATVRDKWVIGPYDYDNQYRYNPNNEPDLHAPWMYTLAGQPWKTSAVVRAAHTLFTDAPNGVTGNDDLGTMSAWYVFSALGLYPAVPGTGNFVLNAPRFAKSVLHLPGGRDVTIKAPGADGSKLQYVSGLTVGHGQPSDRTYVSVEQLRRGTTLGFSLTSDAKKATWGTSPASVPASPCAG is encoded by the coding sequence ATGAGAAGCAGATCCCTGGCGGGCGCGGTCGCGCTCGCCGTCGCCGCGGCCGGGCTGACCCCGGTGGCCGCACAGGCCCGTCCTGCCGATCCGCTGGACTCGGTGAACACGTTCATCGGCACGCAGGACGAGGGCAACACCTTCCCCGGCGCCTCGGCACCGTTCGGCATGACCCAGGTCAGCCCGATCACCACGCACTACGCGGGCTACCTCTACACCGACACCGCGATCCGCGGCTTCGGCCACTTCTTCCTCTCCGGGGCAGGCTGCTGGGAGCAGGGCGGGCTCGTCTCGACCCTGCCGACCACCGGCGAGGTCGGCCCGGGCGCGGCGTTCGACACGACCAAGCCCGCGACGTTCGACCAGGCCGCCTACGCCGCGCCCTACACCCACGACGGCGAGGTCGGAAAACCCGGCTACTACAAGGTGCACCTGACCGGGTATGGCGGGGTCGACGTGGAGACGACCGCCAGTACGCGAGCCGGGGTGGAGCGGTACCGCTTCGACAAATCCGGCCCTGCCAACGTGTTCGTGAACGTCGGCCAAGCCGACGCGAAGGAACCGGTGACCGGCAGCAGCGTCCGGATCGTCGACGACCACACCATCGCCGGCACGGTCGAATCGCAGGCCTTCTGCGGGGGCAAGGCCTACACCACCTACTTCACCACGAAGTTCGACAAGCCGTTCGGCACCTACGGCACCTGGTCGCCTGACGGCGGTACGCCCGGGAGCCGTTCCTCCTCTGGTGGGGCCGGCCTGCGCGGTGCGTGGCTGACCTTCCCGGAGGGTGGCGAAGTCTCTGCCACCACGTCGATTTCCCAAGTGGACGCCCGTGGTGCGGACATCAACCTCGCCGCGTCCGGAAGGCTGCCCTTCGACCTGGTCAAGGCACAGGCCCAGCGCAGCTGGCGACATGAACTGTCCAGTGTGGACATATCGGGTGGCGCACCGGACGACCGGACGGTGTTCTACACCTCGCTCTACCACGCCTTCCTCCAGCCGCTGACCGCCAACGACGCGGACGGCCGGTACTTCGGCTTCGACAAGAAGATCCACCGGGCGATCGGCTGGACCTACTACGACTTCTTCTCGCTCTGGGACACCTACCGTTCGCAGAACCAGTTGCTCGCCCTGCTGAAACCGGACCGCGCGCGGGACATCGCGAAGAGCATCCTCGCCATCCACGACCAGGGCGGCTGGCTGCCGCGGTGGGCGTACGCGAGCCAGGAGACGAACACGATGTCCGGCGATCCGGTCACGCCGTTCCTGGTCGACCTCTGGCGTTTCGGTGCGCTGCGCGGTGATGAGGTGCGCGCTTACCAGGCGCTGCTGCAGAATTCCCGGGAGATCCCGCCGGAGTCCTCACCGTTCCAGGGGCGTTCGGGCAACGCGAGCTACCAGGCCGACGGATATGTGGCCTACGACCCGGACTTCCCGGTGAAGGGGCAGGACAGCGACCCGAGGCACGGCGCGTCCGCGACGCTCGAGTACGCACTGGCGGACTGTTCGCTGTCGGTGATGGCGTCCGCGCTGGGGCACAAGAAGGACGCGAAGGACCTGGCGGCCAAGGGCCGTACGTATTCCACGTTGTGGGACCCGTCGGTGAGCGACCGCGGGTTCAGCGGCTTCTTCCGGCCGAAGGTGGGCGGCGGTGACTGGTTCACCCCGGCCGACGGTCCGTACACGCCGCAGAGCCAGGACGGTTTCCAGGAGGGCACGGCCTGGCAGTACCAGTGGCTGGTGCAGCAGGACGTGCCAGGACTCGTGCAGCGGATGGGCGGCCCGGCCGGGACGGGCAAGCGGCTCGACGACTTCTTCGCCTACGACGACCTGGTCCGGGACCCGGCGGCGACGGTCCGCGACAAGTGGGTGATCGGCCCGTACGACTACGACAACCAGTACCGCTACAACCCCAACAACGAGCCCGATCTGCACGCGCCGTGGATGTACACGCTCGCCGGGCAGCCGTGGAAGACCTCCGCGGTGGTCCGGGCCGCGCACACGCTGTTCACCGACGCTCCGAACGGCGTGACCGGCAACGACGACCTCGGCACCATGTCCGCCTGGTACGTGTTCAGCGCGCTGGGCCTGTACCCGGCGGTGCCGGGCACCGGGAACTTCGTGCTCAACGCGCCGCGGTTCGCCAAGTCCGTGCTGCACCTGCCGGGCGGGCGTGACGTGACCATCAAGGCACCCGGTGCGGACGGTTCGAAGCTCCAGTACGTGTCCGGGCTCACCGTCGGCCACGGGCAGCCTTCGGACCGGACGTACGTGAGCGTGGAGCAATTGCGCCGCGGCACGACTCTCGGTTTCTCGCTGACGAGTGACGCGAAGAAGGCCACGTGGGGAACGTCACCCGCGTCCGTGCCGGCTTCGCCGTGTGCCGGTTAG
- a CDS encoding GH92 family glycosyl hydrolase has protein sequence MAMARARWRAGLVLLATAVVAAVAPAAPAVAAGTTVGKAADPDPAKWVNPFIGTRPGGEDHGTGGGAGNTFPGAVAPFGMVQWSPDTQKSQPGGYFYDDDTLTGFSLTHLSGAGCTTYQDLPFMPYVGEVSTSPATDPGHYTSKFSHDNEHATAGAYDVTLDSGAKVELSATQRTGSARLSYPAGAASTLLVNTSGSINGTDDASITIGKDSISGWASSGRFCGAKNSYRVYFSAKFDQPFASVGTWKNGAVTPGKTAESGGAKAKIAQPNGTEASLARPAKAKTQNTTVSGPGSGGYVTFPNLNGAQVNVRVGLSFVSEDGAKANLKAENNGKKSFDQVAAAARGAWNEQLGKIAVTGGPDADRTTFYSSLYHSLVQPNVFSDVDGSYPGFDGRVHKADKGHAMYTNFSGWDIYRSEIPLLATIDPKQTSDIVRSMMAYAEQGGSWDRWTVANDYTGVMNGDPYHIIVSSAYAFGARDFDARKALLLMIKGATQPTQGYTERPGLADYQKLGYVPGAGADTLEYSSADFAIAEFAKRLGDGATYTTFMKRAQYWQNLYNPGTGHLQPRNADGSFSGTYDPASSQGWVEGNGAQYDWMVPYNLGGLVSAFGGNDAVQSRLDEFFSKLNAGTQEPYAFMGNEPNSNAPFVYSYAGAPAKTQAIVHRSMDELYNPRPEGLIGNDDLGQMSSWYVWSALGIYPEIPGRAETLLTTPRFESATLSTGAGKKITINAPGTGDYVGGLKVNGTAATKAWLPEALISNGGTLDFTRSSEATQWGSAAADVPPSFREQEKPSLSFADPARVVTPAGSTATATVGVQDLSGKATTWSYTGGSADGVTLSPQTGEVAVPASGKAQATVKVTVPAGTSDGPRRIPVTFSAPGLPDTEAVLTVLVAEPNSWLATVDNAGISPDSDPSAGNFDGGGWSYSADALAEAGAKPGGTVTSDGIDFTWPSYPAGDPDNVVAAGQTVNVTGSGKLALLGSSSNGNAEGTLTVTYTDGSTSTATVGLSDWTLGGGDAEPAYGNKSVLSTSYRNSSGGDPQEISTVVFATTPITLDAGKTVASVTLPDDVDGGAMHVFALGLG, from the coding sequence ATGGCGATGGCGCGAGCGCGCTGGCGAGCCGGACTGGTCCTACTGGCCACCGCGGTGGTGGCGGCGGTGGCGCCTGCCGCCCCGGCGGTGGCCGCGGGCACGACTGTCGGCAAGGCTGCGGACCCCGACCCGGCGAAGTGGGTGAACCCGTTCATCGGCACCCGCCCCGGCGGTGAGGACCACGGCACCGGCGGTGGGGCCGGCAACACCTTCCCCGGCGCGGTGGCGCCGTTCGGCATGGTGCAGTGGAGCCCGGACACGCAGAAATCCCAGCCCGGCGGGTACTTCTACGACGACGACACGCTGACCGGCTTCAGTCTCACGCACCTTTCCGGCGCGGGCTGCACCACGTACCAGGACCTTCCGTTCATGCCCTACGTCGGCGAGGTCTCCACGTCACCGGCGACCGATCCGGGGCACTACACCTCGAAGTTCTCCCACGACAACGAGCACGCCACGGCCGGCGCGTACGACGTCACGCTGGACAGCGGCGCGAAGGTCGAGCTGAGCGCGACCCAGCGCACCGGCTCCGCGCGGCTGAGCTACCCGGCCGGCGCTGCCTCCACGCTGCTGGTCAACACGTCCGGTTCGATCAACGGAACGGACGACGCGTCGATCACCATCGGCAAGGACAGCATCAGCGGGTGGGCCAGCAGCGGCCGGTTCTGCGGCGCGAAGAACAGCTACCGGGTCTATTTCTCGGCGAAGTTCGACCAGCCCTTCGCCTCCGTCGGCACGTGGAAGAACGGCGCCGTCACGCCGGGCAAGACCGCGGAAAGCGGTGGTGCCAAGGCGAAGATCGCGCAGCCGAACGGGACCGAAGCCTCGCTGGCGCGCCCGGCGAAGGCCAAGACCCAGAACACCACCGTCAGCGGCCCTGGCAGCGGCGGATACGTCACCTTCCCGAACCTCAACGGCGCACAGGTCAACGTCCGGGTAGGACTGTCCTTTGTGTCCGAGGACGGCGCGAAGGCCAACCTCAAGGCCGAGAACAACGGCAAGAAGTCGTTCGACCAGGTCGCCGCGGCAGCCCGCGGAGCGTGGAACGAGCAGCTCGGCAAGATCGCGGTGACCGGTGGTCCGGACGCCGACCGCACGACGTTCTACTCCTCGCTCTACCACTCGCTGGTGCAGCCCAACGTGTTCTCCGATGTCGACGGCAGCTACCCCGGCTTCGACGGGCGCGTGCACAAGGCCGACAAGGGCCACGCCATGTACACGAACTTCTCCGGCTGGGACATCTACCGTTCGGAGATCCCGTTGCTGGCCACGATCGATCCGAAGCAGACCTCGGACATCGTGCGCTCGATGATGGCCTACGCCGAACAAGGTGGTTCGTGGGACCGCTGGACCGTGGCCAACGACTACACCGGCGTGATGAACGGCGATCCCTACCACATCATCGTCTCCAGCGCGTACGCCTTCGGCGCCCGTGATTTCGACGCGCGGAAGGCGTTGCTGCTGATGATCAAGGGTGCGACCCAGCCGACGCAGGGCTACACCGAGCGGCCGGGCCTTGCGGACTACCAGAAGCTGGGTTACGTGCCCGGCGCCGGTGCGGACACCCTGGAGTACAGCAGCGCCGACTTCGCCATCGCCGAATTCGCCAAGCGGCTCGGCGACGGCGCCACCTACACCACGTTCATGAAGCGGGCGCAGTACTGGCAGAACCTCTACAACCCGGGCACCGGACACCTGCAGCCGCGCAACGCGGACGGTTCGTTCTCCGGCACCTACGACCCGGCGAGCTCGCAGGGCTGGGTCGAGGGCAACGGCGCGCAGTACGACTGGATGGTGCCCTACAACCTCGGCGGGCTGGTGTCCGCGTTCGGCGGCAACGACGCCGTGCAGTCGCGGCTGGACGAGTTCTTCAGCAAGCTGAACGCGGGCACGCAGGAGCCGTACGCGTTCATGGGCAACGAGCCGAACTCCAACGCTCCGTTCGTCTACTCCTACGCCGGTGCTCCGGCGAAGACGCAGGCGATCGTGCACCGGTCGATGGACGAGCTGTACAACCCGCGTCCGGAAGGCCTGATCGGCAACGACGACCTCGGGCAGATGTCCTCCTGGTACGTCTGGTCCGCGCTCGGCATCTACCCGGAGATCCCGGGCCGCGCCGAGACGCTGCTGACCACGCCGCGGTTCGAGAGCGCCACGCTGAGCACCGGTGCGGGCAAGAAGATCACCATCAACGCACCCGGAACCGGTGACTACGTCGGCGGCCTGAAGGTCAACGGCACCGCGGCGACCAAGGCGTGGCTGCCCGAGGCGCTGATCTCGAACGGCGGCACGCTCGACTTCACCCGTTCCTCGGAGGCCACTCAGTGGGGCTCGGCGGCGGCCGACGTGCCGCCCTCGTTCCGCGAGCAGGAAAAGCCGAGTCTGTCCTTTGCGGACCCGGCGCGAGTGGTGACCCCGGCCGGTTCCACGGCGACCGCGACGGTCGGCGTGCAGGACCTGTCCGGCAAGGCGACGACCTGGTCCTACACCGGGGGCAGCGCGGACGGCGTCACGCTTTCCCCGCAGACCGGCGAGGTGGCTGTCCCGGCCTCGGGCAAGGCACAGGCCACGGTGAAGGTGACCGTGCCGGCCGGCACGTCCGACGGTCCGCGACGGATCCCGGTGACCTTCTCCGCGCCGGGCCTGCCGGACACCGAGGCCGTGCTCACCGTGCTGGTGGCGGAGCCGAACAGCTGGCTGGCCACTGTGGACAACGCGGGCATCTCGCCGGATTCCGATCCGTCGGCCGGCAACTTCGACGGCGGCGGCTGGAGCTACTCGGCGGACGCGTTGGCCGAGGCCGGCGCGAAGCCGGGTGGCACGGTGACCAGTGACGGCATCGACTTCACCTGGCCGTCCTATCCGGCCGGCGATCCGGACAACGTGGTGGCCGCCGGGCAGACGGTGAACGTGACCGGCTCCGGCAAGCTCGCGTTGCTCGGCTCGTCGAGCAACGGCAACGCGGAGGGCACGCTCACCGTCACCTACACCGACGGCAGCACGTCCACCGCCACCGTGGGCCTTTCCGACTGGACGCTCGGCGGAGGCGACGCAGAACCCGCGTACGGCAACAAGAGCGTACTGTCCACTTCGTACCGCAACTCCTCCGGCGGGGATCCGCAGGAGATCAGCACCGTCGTGTTCGCCACCACGCCGATCACGCTCGATGCAGGCAAGACCGTGGCGAGCGTGACGCTGCCGGACGACGTCGACGGCGGTGCGATGCACGTGTTCGCCCTCGGCCTCGGCTGA
- a CDS encoding LacI family DNA-binding transcriptional regulator, giving the protein MSDVARLAGVSIKTVSRVVNDEPAVHPDTAERVVAAIEQLGFRRNLGARNLRRGSTTGTIGLIVEDVGNPFYSELNRAVERIATSFGRHVLTGSSEENSDRERELALEFCARRVDGILVVPAGLQHGYLVPEMRAGTPVVFLDRPAGDIVADTVLVDNIGGTVEAVTHLAGQGHRRIAFLGDSPDIFTAAERLRGFREGCVRNGISYDESLVSMHTPTPDTIGHAVRTLVSGPDAATAVIAGNNRVAVHLLRALAHAEQRPALVSFDDFELADLLDPPVTVVAHDVSALGHAAAELLFARIQGEQSPPRKVILPVRLVPRGSGEVAP; this is encoded by the coding sequence ATGAGCGACGTGGCCCGGCTGGCCGGCGTCAGCATCAAGACGGTGTCGCGGGTGGTCAACGACGAGCCCGCGGTGCATCCGGACACCGCCGAGCGCGTGGTGGCCGCGATCGAGCAGCTCGGCTTCCGGCGCAACCTCGGTGCCCGCAACCTGCGCCGCGGTTCGACCACGGGCACCATCGGGCTGATCGTGGAGGACGTCGGCAACCCGTTCTACTCGGAGCTGAACCGCGCGGTCGAGCGCATCGCCACCTCGTTCGGCAGGCACGTGCTCACCGGGTCCTCGGAGGAGAACTCCGACCGGGAGCGGGAGCTGGCGCTGGAGTTCTGCGCGCGGCGGGTGGACGGCATCCTGGTCGTTCCGGCCGGTCTGCAGCACGGGTACCTGGTGCCGGAGATGCGCGCGGGCACGCCGGTGGTGTTCCTCGACCGCCCGGCCGGCGACATCGTGGCCGACACAGTGCTGGTGGACAACATCGGCGGCACCGTCGAGGCGGTCACCCACCTCGCCGGGCAGGGACACCGGAGGATCGCCTTCCTCGGCGACAGCCCGGACATCTTCACCGCCGCCGAACGCCTGCGCGGCTTCCGGGAAGGCTGTGTCCGCAACGGGATCTCCTACGACGAGAGCCTCGTCTCGATGCACACGCCGACGCCGGACACCATCGGCCACGCCGTGCGCACGCTGGTGTCCGGGCCGGACGCCGCGACCGCGGTGATCGCCGGCAACAACCGCGTGGCAGTGCATCTGCTGCGCGCGCTCGCCCACGCCGAGCAGCGCCCTGCGCTGGTGAGTTTCGACGACTTCGAGCTGGCGGACCTGCTGGATCCGCCGGTCACCGTGGTCGCACACGACGTCAGCGCCCTCGGGCACGCGGCGGCCGAACTGCTGTTCGCCCGGATCCAGGGTGAGCAATCCCCGCCAAGAAAGGTGATTCTTCCTGTGCGTCTCGTTCCCCGCGGTTCCGGTGAGGTCGCCCCGTGA
- a CDS encoding class I mannose-6-phosphate isomerase, protein MTEPLEPIRLPANQPPQFYRGGDAIARLRGVSGSDSKFGPEDWVGSVTTMFGQETTGLTRLPSGVWLRDEVRAHAAAWLGEQHVAKLGDSTGLLVKLLDAGQRLPVHFHPSDEFARRHFDSHFGKTEAWIVVGTYGDDPRVYPGFRETQSKATVAEWTREQDSPSMIGALNSIPVQAGDAVYIPAGLPHAIGEGVFVVELQQPTDFSLTLEWRDFLASPEKGHLGIGFDTAIETLDTSGWDAERLGTIVKHTSGDRAESVNLLADGSGKFFRADRIQLTGGAFALDPSFAILVVLEGEGTLRTERGGEFPLAKGDTYAVPFAAGQAEVSGTVTAIRCRPPAPEER, encoded by the coding sequence GTGACCGAGCCCCTCGAGCCGATCCGGCTCCCGGCCAACCAGCCACCGCAGTTCTACCGCGGTGGTGACGCGATCGCGCGGCTGCGTGGCGTGTCCGGCTCCGATTCGAAGTTCGGCCCCGAGGACTGGGTCGGCTCCGTCACCACGATGTTCGGCCAGGAGACCACCGGCCTCACCCGGCTGCCCAGCGGTGTCTGGCTGCGGGACGAGGTCCGCGCCCATGCCGCGGCCTGGTTGGGCGAGCAGCACGTCGCCAAGCTCGGTGACTCCACCGGCCTGCTGGTGAAGCTGCTCGACGCCGGGCAGCGGCTGCCGGTGCACTTCCACCCGTCGGACGAGTTCGCGCGCCGGCACTTCGACTCGCACTTCGGCAAGACCGAGGCGTGGATCGTGGTCGGTACCTACGGCGACGATCCCCGGGTATACCCGGGTTTCCGGGAAACCCAGAGCAAGGCGACCGTCGCCGAATGGACCCGCGAACAGGACTCGCCGAGCATGATCGGCGCGCTGAACAGCATCCCGGTGCAGGCAGGCGACGCGGTGTACATCCCGGCCGGGCTGCCGCACGCGATCGGCGAGGGCGTGTTCGTGGTGGAACTGCAGCAGCCCACGGACTTCTCGCTCACCCTGGAATGGCGTGACTTCCTGGCCTCGCCGGAGAAGGGCCACCTCGGCATCGGCTTCGACACCGCGATCGAAACGCTGGACACCTCCGGGTGGGACGCCGAGCGTCTCGGGACGATCGTGAAGCACACCTCCGGTGACCGGGCGGAGTCGGTGAACCTGCTGGCCGACGGTTCGGGCAAGTTCTTCCGCGCGGACCGGATCCAGCTCACCGGCGGCGCGTTCGCGCTCGACCCGTCGTTCGCGATCCTGGTGGTCCTCGAGGGCGAGGGCACGCTGCGCACCGAGCGTGGCGGGGAGTTCCCGCTGGCGAAGGGCGACACCTATGCGGTGCCGTTCGCCGCGGGGCAGGCCGAGGTGTCCGGCACGGTCACCGCGATCCGGTGCCGCCCGCCGGCTCCCGAGGAGAGGTAG
- a CDS encoding ATP-binding cassette domain-containing protein, producing MSEVLLDAVELTKHYGSVEALRGASFQARAGEVTALIGDNGAGKSTLVKCLSGAEQPTAGKLLLDGAEVTLESPVTARRLGIETVYQDLAVAPELDPAANLFLGREIPRKGLLGKLGMLDKPEMRRQAVEEFQRLGVTLQSTDVPIGSLSGGQRQSVAVARSVVWASKVVFMDEPTAALGVVQRERVLDVIKKVRDKGIAVVLISHNMPEVLSVSDRVEVLRLGKRVARFSGPDTKLEDLVAAMTGALVQEGV from the coding sequence ATGAGCGAGGTACTGCTGGACGCCGTGGAGCTGACCAAGCACTACGGCTCGGTGGAGGCGCTGCGCGGCGCCTCCTTCCAGGCCCGTGCGGGCGAGGTCACCGCGTTGATCGGCGACAACGGTGCGGGCAAGTCGACCCTGGTGAAGTGTCTGTCCGGCGCGGAGCAGCCGACCGCGGGCAAGCTCCTGCTCGACGGCGCCGAGGTGACGCTGGAGTCGCCGGTGACCGCGCGCAGGCTCGGCATCGAGACGGTGTACCAGGATCTGGCTGTCGCTCCGGAGCTGGATCCGGCGGCGAACCTGTTCCTGGGGCGGGAGATTCCGCGCAAGGGGCTGCTGGGCAAGCTCGGCATGCTGGACAAGCCGGAGATGCGCAGGCAGGCGGTGGAGGAGTTCCAGCGTCTCGGCGTGACGCTGCAGAGCACCGACGTGCCGATCGGCTCGCTCTCGGGCGGCCAGCGCCAGAGCGTGGCGGTGGCGCGGTCGGTGGTGTGGGCCTCGAAGGTCGTGTTCATGGACGAGCCGACCGCGGCGCTCGGTGTGGTGCAGCGCGAACGCGTGCTGGACGTGATCAAGAAGGTGCGCGACAAGGGGATCGCGGTCGTGCTGATCAGCCACAACATGCCGGAGGTGCTGTCGGTGTCCGACCGCGTCGAGGTGCTGCGGCTGGGCAAGCGCGTCGCCCGGTTCTCCGGTCCGGACACCAAGCTGGAGGACCTCGTGGCGGCGATGACCGGCGCTCTGGTTCAGGAGGGGGTATGA